One window of Candidatus Thermoplasmatota archaeon genomic DNA carries:
- a CDS encoding TIGR00269 family protein has protein sequence MPPQACDRCTRPSAAFLRYSGQHLCGDHFREFTRRRVKREVRRQGPYPAGSRIAIGVSGGKDSIVALHLLAEVFRDRRDVELVAVSVDEGIEGYRPPALAIARRAAERLGVAWKSVAYRDVAGVTMDGIVATPRDRLPCAYCGVLRRRSLNDAAKAVGATHLATGHNLDDTAQTILMNTLKGDVERLARLGPHRRVQPGLVPRLMPLRAIPEREVALFAILEGLEYHDGECPYSTEATRGRYRDLLLDLEAKEPGTRHALVAGYDRMADLLAARFAGAADALRPCLACGEPASGATCAACALLAEVRS, from the coding sequence GTGCCTCCGCAGGCTTGCGACCGGTGCACCCGGCCCTCCGCCGCGTTCCTCCGCTACAGCGGGCAGCACCTCTGCGGCGACCATTTCCGCGAGTTCACCCGGCGACGCGTCAAGCGCGAGGTCCGGCGCCAGGGCCCGTATCCCGCGGGGAGCCGCATCGCGATCGGCGTCTCGGGCGGCAAGGACTCGATCGTCGCCCTCCACCTCCTCGCCGAGGTGTTCCGGGACCGCCGCGACGTGGAGCTCGTCGCCGTGAGCGTGGACGAAGGCATCGAAGGCTACCGGCCGCCCGCGCTCGCGATCGCCCGCCGCGCGGCCGAGCGGCTCGGCGTCGCATGGAAGAGCGTCGCGTACCGCGACGTCGCGGGCGTCACGATGGATGGCATCGTCGCGACGCCGCGCGACCGCCTCCCGTGCGCGTACTGCGGCGTGCTTCGCCGCAGGAGCCTCAACGATGCGGCGAAGGCCGTGGGCGCGACCCATCTCGCGACCGGACACAACCTCGACGACACCGCGCAGACCATCCTGATGAACACGCTCAAGGGGGACGTCGAGCGCCTCGCCCGCCTCGGCCCGCACCGGCGCGTCCAACCCGGTCTCGTTCCGCGCCTCATGCCGCTTCGGGCGATCCCGGAGCGGGAGGTCGCGCTCTTCGCCATCCTCGAGGGCCTGGAATACCACGACGGCGAGTGCCCGTATTCGACGGAGGCGACACGCGGACGCTACCGCGACCTCCTCCTCGACCTCGAGGCGAAGGAGCCCGGAACGCGGCACGCGCTCGTGGCGGGCTACGACCGCATGGCCGACCTGCTCGCCGCGCGCTTCGCAGGCGCGGCGGATGCGCTCAGGCCGTGCCTCGCGTGCGGCGAGCCCGCAAGCGGCGCGACGTGCGCCGCGTGCGCGCTCCTCGCGGAGGTGCGCTCTTGA
- the ftsZ gene encoding cell division protein FtsZ, with translation MQSLIASAVGYQPPQEQQAQESDFEAFGEPRIVVVGCGGAGNNTINRLHKLGVRGAETIAINTDKVHLDIIEADKKLLIGKSITRGLGAGGAPEIAERCAEMAQGALEELLDGADLVFVTAGMGGGTGTGSAPIVAKTAKKNGAIVIGMVSTPFNVERARLVKGEDGLNKLRKEADTVIVLDNNRLLKYVPNLPIDQAFSVMDALIAETVKGISETITQPSLINLDYADVRTIMGCGGVAVMLYGEAKSTDPNKVVHEALNHPLLDVDYRGAGGALVHMTGGPDLTLSAAEAVAQALTYELDSKANVIWGARIMPEFEGRLRVMAIMTGIHSPQIIGKPADGRAQANGPKVTEAKTDKPSNGFKNLDLPWVG, from the coding sequence ATGCAGTCGTTGATCGCGAGCGCGGTGGGTTACCAGCCTCCGCAGGAACAGCAGGCGCAGGAATCTGACTTCGAAGCGTTCGGCGAGCCCAGGATCGTCGTCGTGGGCTGCGGCGGCGCGGGCAACAACACGATCAACCGCCTGCACAAGCTCGGCGTGCGCGGCGCCGAGACGATCGCCATCAACACGGACAAGGTCCACCTCGACATCATCGAGGCGGACAAGAAGCTCCTCATCGGCAAGTCGATCACCCGCGGCCTCGGCGCCGGTGGCGCGCCCGAGATCGCCGAGCGCTGCGCCGAGATGGCGCAGGGCGCCCTCGAGGAGCTCCTCGACGGCGCGGACCTCGTGTTCGTCACCGCCGGCATGGGCGGCGGCACGGGTACCGGCTCGGCCCCGATCGTCGCGAAGACCGCGAAGAAGAACGGCGCGATCGTGATCGGCATGGTCTCCACGCCCTTCAACGTCGAGCGCGCCCGCCTCGTCAAGGGCGAGGACGGCCTCAACAAGCTCCGCAAGGAGGCCGACACGGTCATCGTGCTCGACAACAACCGCCTCCTCAAGTACGTCCCGAACCTGCCCATCGACCAGGCCTTCAGCGTGATGGACGCGCTCATCGCCGAGACGGTCAAGGGCATCAGCGAGACGATCACCCAGCCCTCGCTCATCAACCTCGACTACGCCGACGTCCGCACCATCATGGGCTGCGGCGGCGTCGCGGTCATGCTCTACGGCGAGGCCAAGAGCACGGACCCCAACAAGGTCGTGCACGAGGCGCTCAACCACCCGCTCCTCGACGTCGACTACCGCGGCGCGGGCGGCGCCCTCGTCCACATGACGGGCGGCCCCGACCTCACGCTGAGCGCGGCCGAAGCCGTCGCCCAGGCGCTCACCTACGAGCTCGACTCGAAGGCGAACGTCATCTGGGGCGCCCGCATCATGCCCGAGTTCGAGGGCCGGCTCCGCGTCATGGCCATCATGACCGGCATCCACAGCCCGCAGATCATCGGCAAGCCCGCCGACGGCCGCGCGCAGGCGAACGGTCCCAAGGTGACGGAAGCCAAGACGGACAAGCCGTCGAACGGCTTCAAGAACCTCGACCTTCCCTGGGTCGGCTGA
- a CDS encoding haloacid dehalogenase-like hydrolase, whose product MTRPRPKDLALVSFDLDGTLVHPAIFNVVADALGFGAPLLESYRRYVAGEMTLEEAFHHDFAYFVGREVAPMREALAKSDAWTPGIVGAVERLHEAGLGVIVTTDQPRFLAEHTLDFGVDHVVCTDAAVRHGRVTADAHPAFDKWANLARYLAAKRIDPARVVHVGNGTNDIPVFERVGWAVAVSWLAPVVRERADAGIEKPLDLGEVADLVLG is encoded by the coding sequence TTGACGCGCCCGCGCCCGAAGGACCTCGCCCTCGTGAGCTTCGACCTCGACGGGACGCTCGTGCATCCCGCGATCTTCAACGTCGTCGCGGACGCGCTCGGCTTCGGAGCGCCGCTCCTCGAGAGCTACCGCAGGTACGTCGCCGGCGAGATGACGCTCGAAGAGGCCTTCCACCACGACTTCGCGTACTTCGTGGGCCGCGAAGTCGCGCCCATGCGGGAGGCGCTCGCGAAGTCCGACGCGTGGACGCCCGGCATCGTCGGCGCCGTCGAGCGCCTGCACGAGGCGGGCCTCGGCGTCATCGTCACGACGGACCAGCCGCGCTTCCTCGCGGAGCACACGCTCGACTTCGGCGTCGACCACGTCGTCTGCACCGACGCGGCGGTCCGCCACGGCCGCGTGACGGCTGACGCGCATCCCGCGTTCGACAAGTGGGCGAACCTCGCGCGCTACCTCGCGGCGAAGCGGATCGATCCCGCGCGCGTCGTCCACGTGGGCAACGGGACGAACGACATCCCCGTCTTCGAGCGCGTCGGGTGGGCCGTCGCCGTCTCGTGGCTCGCGCCGGTTGTGCGCGAGCGCGCGGACGCCGGCATCGAGAAGCCCCTCGATCTCGGCGAGGTCGCGGACCTCGTGCTCGGGTGA
- a CDS encoding ribbon-helix-helix domain-containing protein: MQDTERVTLRLPVADLQLLDMFIESGEFGNRSEAIRRAIKDFVRTRAADVKAGLEARKSLQDAFLELETLKAQVEAQKAKLDHLMRT, encoded by the coding sequence ATGCAAGACACCGAGCGCGTGACGCTGAGGCTGCCGGTCGCGGACCTCCAGCTCCTCGACATGTTCATCGAGAGCGGGGAGTTCGGCAACCGGAGCGAGGCGATCCGCCGGGCCATCAAGGACTTCGTCCGCACCCGTGCGGCCGACGTCAAGGCTGGCCTCGAGGCGCGCAAGAGTCTGCAGGACGCGTTCCTCGAGCTCGAGACCCTCAAGGCCCAAGTCGAGGCCCAGAAGGCGAAGCTCGACCACCTCATGCGTACCTAG